Within Telopea speciosissima isolate NSW1024214 ecotype Mountain lineage chromosome 8, Tspe_v1, whole genome shotgun sequence, the genomic segment TTTTTGCACGTATAGACTGGTGGTCCTAGCTGGGAAGTACCAccttacaacaaaaaaaaaaaatagctggGAAGTACTACTGGGAAGAACAAAgtaaattaattaacaatacTTTATCCTGTGTCCCCTAATCAATgagtacttgatgggtctttagctcaaattggtagagcacttgaccatgttccaaggggatggtggttcgaatccaccgaggcccaatttttattcaactgttcatagcattgtcagttatgacactaatccacataagaacccaattttaatggtattttctaaatttggtatatttttataattactttggttatgttaatgagatattttaattttatgccaaggttggtaagagagaaaagagttttacaagtatttattggtgtaatttagaaggaaatggcaattttgtaattaacatcaaatagggaagaacaggttttaccaaacgccattttcgttctgaacggcgttcttgagaccgttaccaaacagtcatttttggtctcagaacgccgttctaaacaaagaacgcaaaagaacgttcttaTTCAAGAACACCCGTTCTTTGTtgagacatttaccaaacgtagcctaaatGGGCCCTCTGCGTACTCCTCACTTTCTTTTAGTTGAAGTGTCTCTTACAAATTGACCATTTTACCACTAACCCTTccattattaaattaaattaaggtaggcgttctctgtgggggagcatggcATCTATGGGCTAATGAAAGCACACGCGATGGCATCACGGGGAGCgagatttccgcctttcatgggggttaGACTGTTAGAGCGATCATTTTGCCTCATTTGACCCCTATTTTTGGTCGTGGGGGCAGTACACTCTATCACAGAAAacttttctccattaaaccAATTCTCAAAAGTGGCATTTGGGGTATCTTTGAGTAGAGGAGTTGAAGATGTGCGCCCCCAACTTTTCTCCAATAAGGTCATATTTTCTCACCCTCCACCCCAAACCCCATTTGCAGCCACCGTTGCCCCACTGCTCAACCGGCCCCCAAGTGTTTCTCAATCTAtgttctttttaaattttttcatCTGGTTCAATCTGTGGGAACAAAAGAATGGACCGGATGTCCCAAATGCATTTCTGTTCTATATTGGTTCCCACAGAATAGAAGAACACCAAAAGTATTCCCAAGGAGTGTTACCAAATGAGACCTCTCCTTACTCGTCACTTTCTCTCAATTGAAGTGTGTCTCTTACAAATTGACCATTTTACCACTAATCTTTACATAGTAAATTAAAGCAGGGTGGGCGTTttctgtgggggagcatggcACCTTTGGGCCAATGAAAGCACACGAGTTagcatcatgggggtgggatttccacctttcatcgGGGTAGAGTGATCATGTTACCCCCTCTGTGTCTCTGGTCGTGGATAGTACACTCTGACACCGAAAacttttctccattaaaccAAGTCGCAAAAGTGACAGTTAAGGTATCtttgagttttgttttttttttttgttgataagaAGAGTTTATTACCGAGGGAACTAGGGGTGTGAACCGATCGGGCTCGGTCGGTCTCGGTCGGGCCTAgtcgggcctcaccaattttataggctgcaccgtgtccgaccGTTTAGGCATTCGGGTTTGCCTTGGGCAggcatggtacggtttcatttcggttggtcggtgttcggtctttaatcagGGCAGCCTTATTCGGGCTAAACGGGCCTAAACCGGGTCTAATACAGGCTAATGAGCCGTTCAACTCTAAACAGTATCTAAACGGTGTGggcttactaattgacatgcaatcagaattttaagttcaaaccatcacaccgTTGGGCACTCACTgtacacctcaactcaaaatcaaataaaacttatcccaactaaaacaGTAGCAgaacaccgaatagaagcacatctaacaaagtagtagagggaaaaataatagcagcacaaaaccaaaaagaaacacTTCTAACAAACTAAGTAGagggtaataaaaaaaatagtaacacaacatcaaatagaagcacatctaacaaagtaaaatctaaaaactaaaattaaaccTCATTTCACCTACGTTAAGTGTATCTaaatctaaccaataaatgtcaaagaccaacaaaaagacaaacaaaaaaaaggaaatttggagggaaggggaggggaagtttataagttaaagggtcgggctgggtaGGGCTACAATAGGGCGGTCTAGGTCGAGCCTAGAATCGATCAGCCCGGTCGGGCACCTGatgggctaggaccccacaccgagaccgcccgattactaaacatgtcgggctAGTAATCGGGCCAGGCCAGGCTAAGCTTTAACCGGGCGGGCTCGATCGGGCCTGGCGGGccgggcctagaattgacacctCTAGAGGGAACTATGTTCCAATATAATCaacatacaacagaaagaaaataaactgAGGGGGAGAAGAAATCCAACATAAAGAATATTGGGAAGACGCAGCAAGTGAAGCCATAGAGTCTGCCACAGCATTAGCCTCCATCAAACAATGAGAGAACCTAACATCATCGAATAACGAGATCAAATTGAAGCAATCGTTAATGCGTCCCAATTCTCCAAGGAATAGCATCTGTTTGACCGCTTAGAAGACGCATCACAAGAAGATTATTAGTTTCAAAGATGATCTTTCTTAGATTGGGAGAAAGTGCTAGCTTTAATGCCTTCCTAACCGCCAAAGCTTCAGCAACCAACACAGAATTCCACCCAACTCCTTCCGAAAAACAGCAAATGAAATTGGAGTTGGAGTCTCGGCAAACTCCCCCAATACCGACATTGCCTGGATTACCCAAACTTGCGTCATCAATGTTGAATTTCACATATGGATGATGGGACTGATTCCAACGAACCAATCTTCTCTCTCTGACCGATGTGAAGTGAAAGTGACTTACAACTTCTCTTGCCCATGTGATTGCTCTAAGAATAATCTCTCTTGGGTTGAAAGTCTGTTGACGAAAGGTCCAATCCCAATAACTGATCCAGATGTTCCACAGATACTGCAGTAATAAGAAATCAACAGGATACAATCCCTATTAGAATCATTCTGACCTTTAATTAGATTGCGAATTGTCGTAGTCATTGACTGATTTGTGAAAAGATGAAGTTTGAGTTGCAGAGGAGTTAAACACTAAAACAGTTCATCATGTTTTTCCAGTAGGAAATTGTACAGGATGACCATGCTCACAGGGTTCTGGGAAATACTAATTTCCAAAATCTGTACTGAAATTCTGATTCATCTGAAATGATTCGGGTAAATTAAACGCAAGATACCCAAGGTCATAGGTATTGCCGTATTGGTATAGGCGTCTGTATCCGTCTCAACCAATGCTGGTAATGATATGATACGGATCAAGCCATGTCAAACATGAATTCAAAAATGGAACTTTTTTGGTTGATACAATTGATCCGTATTGATTTCGTATTTATATTAGTATTGTACCGGTATTGATCTCTGGAGATACTGATATAACTGATACAATGcggatacttaaaaccatggtcCTACCATGAATTCAAAAGTTGGGGTCGGCCTCCATAGATCTTCATCGAATTCCAGTCCGAACTGGTTAAGAATTAGCCGATACTTGGTTAGGCTTAAGAAAAAAATCACCTTTATGAGAATCAGGATTGGAGATGGTGAATTCACTCAACTCAATACCAAGTTGTGAAACCATGTTAATAAGTTCAATGGTGAGCATTCTTTGTGAGGGAGTGTGGCCCTTGCGTAGAGCCGCAGACACAAGgggtgtgaaatgaccattGTGCCCCCCTAGTCCCCTTGATTGATCCTCACAAGCGTGCTCCCATTGGTTGGGTGCAGACAGGGCTGCTCTCCCGacaagcttcttttttttttcctttagttcacattgacaaaaaaaaaaaaatcattactaaaaAAATTCACAAGTATTATTCAAAGGGATAGGGTTCTTCGCGATGCTAATGTGGGTAAGAATTTGCACGCGACGTCAATGACAGCATAGAAAACTGTAATCATCTACATAATACATAGGGCTCACATCGTTAGAGCAAGGtagagaaaataatgaaaaacaaaaaaacaaaaaaaaaaaaagaaaccatgTGAGAGGGAAATAATAACCCAGGGTCATggaaatctttttcccattcaaTTTGGGAAATTGAGAAAGAGGCAAGAAATTTGGAAGGAATtaaattaatataattttttttttcctaatttaaGAAATCGATACAAAATATGACTagcaatttaaaaaaaactaaggcAAGACCCTaaattctatcaaaaaaaatgaaaaagctcATGTCatttagaaatttaaaaaaaaaaaaaaaacccaactccAAAACCACCAATTTGTTTTCCAAGTTGGGAATTAACATCCCAAAACTTTCCAAGTTCctaaatataataattaaatgtTTCTAAATTTGATATTACATTGAAACACTAGGGTGATCGGGcatttgggttttattttttgtttttcattttttattttacaaggTTTTTAAAGAGCTGAATTTATGGTTTACATCATTTGTTTCCTCTAATAATTTATGAGTTAAGGACAAAGGGTTAAGAGTTCTCAAATTTATGAACTTATTTTGAATACAAATAAATTTGATTTGGTTGAACTACTAgcaagtttttgttggataTGTTAACTACTGTACAACATTTAAGCCTTAAATGAAAACCACCAGCAAATATGAGCTTATTGCAGCCCAACCAAAATTGGTGGGCTTTGTTCAACCCTAAGACCTTAGATTTCTGGGCCTGGACTTAGGCCCAGATCTTCAGCAAGAGACTACTTGTTTGTATTGATGCAATTCAGTCAAACAGGCTCATTTAGTTGAAATTCCCAAAGAATAACTAGAAGATAGGAAAGTGTTAAAttaagaattttgtaactaAATTATCACATAATCCCTCTactttgaaactgaaattaaaattaGGATGAAGTTTTTCTTGTCCAATAGGTCTAGAGAATATCTCCAGACCAGTCCAGAAAATCTCAAAATGTGTTCAAggcctagaatgcattctgagagtgcataccaaacacagccttagtgtGCATCTAGAAAGAAGACTTCATTTTCTCCCACGTTCCAATAGGTTCCTAACCTTTCAACCGCCTATCTGCTTGAATCTGGTCCCATTGCGTAAAATCTACAACTAAAGTTTGCAAGTTCAGAAATTCTATGAGAAAGGGGTTTTCCCATTTCATTAATTCATCTGATTATGAACACCTTGACTATAAATTTTTCAAGCACTTGACAATCCCCATGTAGTATTTATATGCTCATAATTTTGTgctagaatgcattcttggaatatatTCTAGGTCTAGAACGCACTCTAAAGCgagaaaatagcaaaaaatcaggtttcaGAATGAGCTCTAGACCTATAGTCTATTCCAAAAATGCAAACCAAACTACAGCCAAAATGATTTGCTTTGCTAGAAAGGCTAGatgttgaagagagagagagagaggtggtaGAACACAGTGAACAGTGAACAGTGAGTGGTGGCTATCACATCATCCATTTCCAGATAAAGAAGTATCCATTGTGAGGACTAGGAAGTAAAGGGCTAACAAGGAAGCGAAGATTGAGGGGAGTGGGGATGGATGTGTTGTTCTTCTTAGCCATTGCAATGGCAGATGGAATCGTTATCCcttccaattcgctgccccctccaattccttcaattcctcacatgggggtagaaatgaccaccctaccccctgccagagaacactgcccaaggtgataattattcatggCGCAGATGGCAGATGGCAGGCGAGTTGTCAAGCATCACAGGCTGCCTTCCCCTCCCCCATCACCCCAACAGTCTCCTTGTTCATGAACCCAACCTGTTCTCTCTTCAGTATTCCCTTACCCATTCTGCTCTCTCTGTTAGACACCTGATAGACAACTCAACTGCAAACTGGTATTAGCCTCATGTTACTACCTCAAATATCCAATAACAATAGTGGAAAAAAAGACGAAGAGAAGAACACAAGCTAAATTAATTTGTGCATATTCCAGTAACAGTTCCTTAATCCAGACCAAGAAtgcaattagaaaaaaaaaatggcttgTTTTCATTGTTTACATACACCCACGCCCTTTCAATATAGGACGGGGGACTAGCTCAAGAAAATTGACTACATACATACACAAGATTGAAATAAGAAGCTAGTATATTATCCCATTGCAATTTGAGCAGAATTGCAAATTGAAGTGGGTATTTTAACTCAGTTATACTGcaaaaaatcaaataagatTGATAGATCAAGGTCATTCATTACTAAGAAACAGAATTCTCCCAACTCCACGGATTGCCTACTTCCCTGGATCCATTGGCCAGCAAGAATGGATTGAGTCCAACATTGTAAAGCCAAAGGCATTTTATCCATCAGACGCTCATAAAAGAAAACTATTCTCTCCCTATCTTGACCATTCTTTCACCCATGATCTGTTTGGTAGTCATCTCGTTGAAACCTTGATGTCTTATACCTCAAAATGTATCAACTAGCCCCACCTCTCTTCCCATGATTCTCATTCCATGTTCCCAGACTTCCACTGTTGTAGGAATCTGGATTGTCCCAGAACCCAGAAACAATGGAAGTTGGGGGACATGGAATAGGTAGATCAAAGTCATTGATTACTAAGAAACAGGTTTCTCTCAACTCCTCGGATCGCCTGATTCCCTGGATCCACGATGACTAATTGGCCAGCAAGAATGGATTGAGTTCCACCGTTGTGAAGCTAAAGGTTTTTTATCCACTCGTGGGCGctcataaaataaatttaccCTCTTCCTACCTCGACCATTCTTCCACCCATTATCTGTTTGGTTGTAATCTCCTTGAAACCTTGATGTTTTATACCTGGACATGTATTGACTGGCACCATCTCTCTTTCTGTAATTCTCATTCCATGTCCTCCAACTTGCATTGTTCCTGGGTTCTGGATTCTCCCAGTTATTGTTATTCTTCTCCCATTGGTTGCTTTCCCATGAGTTACCCCTAGGGTCTCCCCTTGTGCTATCCTCTAAAGTATTGTTCCCCCAATCACATTCACGCTCCCAAGGATTGTCAGCATTATTGGCGTTATGAACAGAAACTTGCAATCCTGGTTCTGATGAGTCATCAATGGTTCCAACTGgatccttctctctttcccaaGACATGTATTGACTGGCACCATCTCTCTTTCTGTAATTCTCATTCCATGTCCCCCAACTTGCATTGTTCCTGGGTTCTGGATTCTCCCAGTTATTGTTATTCTTCTCCCTGTGGTTGCTTTCCCATGAGATATCCCTAGGGTCTCCCCGTGTGCTATTCTCAAAAGTGTTGTTTCCCCAATCACATTCACGCTCCCAAGGATTGTCAGCATTATTGGCATTTGGAACACAAACTTGCAATCCTGGTTCCGATGAGTCATCAACATTTCCAACTGGATCTTCCTCTGCATCACCCCATCCGGAGCATGGAACTGACTGATTTAAGAAGAGAGAATCAACAACAAGCGTAGACTTCCCCTCTTTGTCATCTTTATCAAAAGGTAGCGGTTCTTGCTCTAAATCCAACAACAGCTCTGGATCAATATCACAGTTCCAGGCAATTTCATCAATGTAGATATCTGGGTCAGGCAGAGAAATTTCACAGGGGAGGCCATTGATCTCTGCCCAAAAGCGGCTCTTTGCATTGTCGAATGCCTGTCTGCCAGCTGAATCATTCCACTTGAGCACATTCTCATGGAAAGGCATTACCTTCTTGGCTTCCAAGATTTTTCTCCAAGGAACTGAACCAACTATGGTGCAAAACTTCTTCTCCCATGTAGGTACAGTAGGGTGCCAGGGCCCTGAAATTACAATTAAGAAAAAGGTTAGACCCCTCAAGCAACCCCATCATACCTTGATCAATACATAGAAACAGAATAACTCCATGACACCGCCACCACAGTTTTAAAAACCGGATTTCtaacataataataaatatctCATCATAATTCAAGAATCAAAGTTACACACTGGTACTCGAACTCTCATTtctcacttaaaaaaaaaagaaaaaaaaaaagcagcttCTCAATCATAAAGGTTCTGTTTtattgttttggggggggggggggaagagccCATGTACAGTAAATGTAAAGGAAATCCTTGTTCAACAAGACccattttccttattttcattcaaaaaaatatataattttagaGTTAAACAAACTCAATAAAATCCCCCTTTAGTGAAACAGATTTCTTTCATAAATCATAAAGAGCAAagatttcttaaaaaatgaaaaggataACTCTTTCTTTAGGAAAAGTAGAGGAAGAATagattaaagtttttttttttaaaaaaaaggtaaatcaGAAACCCAACATGAaacaactctaaaccctaattaaTATCCTTATACCCAGTTTCAGAAATTTCCTCAATAAATAAATTCCACAATTTTCAACATAGAAACCTGAACACAAAACATCTCGATCTTTCAAACACGAGCATTATCTTCCCCTGCTAAAAACTACTCCACTACTACAAACCCCGCTACCACTTAGCCCAGAATAGACATCTAAAatgggggggaaaaaaaacccagaaaccatACAAAATATCTGCAAAAGAAAGGCAACTGCAAGAACCCATCAGTGAGTAATCAAACAATCGGCCAAGTAAACGTACCAGAAGGCGGTTTTCTGTACTGGGATCTTGTGGATGCTCTCCGTGCATCTTGATGATAACTTTCACATCCTCCTTGGCGTCTAATCCTATCATCCATGGTTTCAGGTTTTGAAAGAACCCAGAAGAAACACTGCCTCACAGTTTTGAGGGAACTGATGATTTCATATTGTGAAAATCTGGAGTATGCAGGAGTCGAGGGTCTCATGCACTAGGAGCTTTTGGAATTCAAGGGATGTGATAAGCTGAAATCTCTTGGAGCACTTGCACAACATACCCAATTTTAGTAGTCTTGCGAAGCTGCGGATAtgttaccgaaaaaaaaaaaaaagaagccgtGGATAGAAAAGCTGCAAGCGTGCAATCATCTAACAACGTTaccagagaagagaagaagatgttgTACATGCAATCCCTGAAGACACGGAAAAAGATCCTGCGCAGATGTGGCGGGACCTGCACAGGTGCAACACCGCTAAACGACAGTAAAATCAGGGTTAAAGTAGTCATTTTGTAAGTGGATCCCACCTGAGCCTCACATGTCATGTGAAATCACCACCTCCCCAGAGTTGAGGTGGATTTTGGTTTTCGTGCTTAGGAAACCTTTTATATTGCCTGAGCACTTCAGAGTTCAGATATAAAATTGCTCAAATCTGGAGGCATTGCCAATTTGCCAGGCTCAGAGTGCATTCGACAGCTCTCATCTCTTCCAACACTTCTTAATTAGGGCATGCCCTAAGAATTCAGATATGCtatccacatggggacgggtggggatagatctgaacTCTCCATGAGGTGTGGGTCCCATTGCTTACATCACTTTAGGAATATCTatcaaaaattggatttggatCCACTCCAATGAGCATCGGGGTGTGTATAGTATAGTCCAGTCGTTGAATGCCTCATTAGACTCACATAGTGTTACTCATTCCTTACTCACGAGGGCACTATCAGTTACATGCTTGACTGTTTACCCTAATTCCACATCACTTGAGGTGTCTTCATCTTCAACTCCATAAATTGTTACATGTGTATCTTGAATAAATATTATTtcctacaaaaaaataaaataaaatgtaggggtgtcaattctaggcctCCATCCGTTACCCCGATTAGGTTAGCTTAACTAGGGAAAGTCTAAGACTGACTTGGACTGTTTATTAAACGTACCGGACTCAAgcctaaaccaaaaaatattAGATCATTTTGGTGGAAGAGTTCAGCTTGACGATCGTTCAAACGAACTGACAGCCTAAGAACCCAACCCCCTAAGAGCTCAATTAAGCCTGAATGTTGTTGAATTGCTATTGTTTTAGataaatttgatgaatcaatCTAAACATTTATGATTAAGAAAGGAGCGGAATTTGTGTGGACGATCGAGCCCTCTGTCATATAAGGCTGTTTATGGCATTTTGAGGGTTTAAGAACCATAATAAAGGAGAGATACTTGTTGAGGGTCTTATACTCTATCAGAACAACTACTTAGATCTTTTTAGGAaaattatcagcgccaccccATGACagttgcctatattttaaggcacaccTACTGACTATCATATTATTAGGGCCACCCCCTACTTTGTCAAACTAATTCCACATAGAACCCTACCGATAGTTAAGAGTtgttaagtggtgatgtcagcaatttaatattttttgtaaaatttttttaccctttttaataGGCTAAGCACCTAATCTACCCTTTTaattaaaacacccacaaacccttcttcttcctcaatccTCACAATCAGCCAACCACTAACAAAAACCTCATCATTACCGAACTCCCATCCTTTTCATGCCTTCTTCTCATGTCTTAGACTCTTACCTACAACTCATTGACTGAActctccaaacccaaaccctatcTCTGATATAATTTATTccattttctcatttctttccttTGAAACCGATCTCACCATATCTCATTCACCCCCtcctttattctctttcttcccccaTTAACCCTTTCCTTAAGCTCTGAATGATACGTCTGAACCAGTGATGGcttgctcaaaaaaaaaaaatctgtgatGGCTATTGGAGTTTGATCACAGGGCCTAATCCCATTGGAGTCTGATCGAAAACAACCATACCGTCCTTTCTCCCATTATACAATCTATTAATCTAACACTTCTATGAATCGGTAAACCCTAGATCAAATTGTTAAAAAAGTTTCAAATTGGTCTGGTTCTTATTGGTTTTCATTATCGATCTGGAATAGAGTGTACTATCAGATTGGGTCCAGTTTGGCAATAGGAAATTCtagatttttttgggttttcgatTTCGGGTTACTATTGGTTTGtaaattcttgttttttttttatcgatttgGTTCGCTTTTTCGTTTTCGGCCAATGTATTCGGTCAATCCGATTTGGTTACGGTTTCTATTGATTTCATAAATCCCAACTAAACCAATAGGGATTAAGTCCGAGTTGAATTGATCATTTTTGTTGGTTCGGGCTAAACTTTGATACTTTTACTAGTAACTAATTAGTCAGgtgaattttcctttttttagaaAAGATCCCACGACACCAGAGGAAGGATTCTGTTCAGAGTATCGTGTCAATATCAATCACTGCCATTATCAATACtgataccgatatgtatcggtcttattgggttgaccattttaccttttaaaaaaatgataccTAAGatttttgacaattttaccctcatACGTTCCGACATCAATCAATATCGCATTGGTCATGACCGATCTCCACACGAATCGACCGACATGATTGATCTAATATGGATACATAAAAACCATGCACTGGAGTGacgaatcgttatcacctccaatccctcacataggagcggaaatgatcaccttacccactgcccaaatacactgcccaaggtggggtaggatggtcatttcaactCCTATATAAatgattggagggaattggagagaacagcgaattgaaggtgataaaaCTTCCTAGAATGAGGCTTTTTTGTTTCACTTAGCGAATGTATCTCTTTGCCTTTTCGTTGGTGCGGTTAAGGGTGTCAAGTGAGAACATaaaccaaaacataaaaatcgaAACCGACTGAATCGAATTGAACGACAAAAAGTcaattctattttggttttggaatgTGAAAATTTCATTGGATTAGGTTGAGTTGTgtgaaattacccttataaCCGAACAACAAAAATTGAATTAGATTTTAGTTTTGGAAAGTGAAACTTCTTTAGATTAGGGTGCAACATAAGCTAGTCTAATTGGTTCGCTTTTCAACCGTTGAAATGGTGTCAGTGAGCTTTGTAGGGCAATTTGGATTTGTTGAGTGAACCCGGGGACTGAATTGAAACCGAACCCCCCCTAAAAACCCATATCTAATTCCTACCGGAACCGAGTATAGTCTATACTCGGTTTtcaaatcgaatcgaaccaaaCCAGAGTCCAATCCAAATTGCAACCGAAAAGTGCttattgtttggttttgatttcttgaaaCTCACACTGAAATCAAAAAAACCGAATCCGAATCAAGCCacccgattgacacccttagttgatTTATATGTGAAACGTCACATTAGGTTTATATATGTTATCAGAAAGATTACCATAAAAACAAAgtgagaatgttctctgtgctgcagaaCAGCTTGCACCcaacaaggttcaaaatccaggtatcggactcggTATCGGTCATTGCCAAAACCTTTCCGGATCAGGATCGGATCGGCACAAATCGGTCAAGATCggtcaaaaaaccccaaaaatcgTTTTTTCATGGATCAGGTCATGTATTGGCCAAAGTTAGTGGATGTTTTGATCTTGGTATCGGATCGGCTGATATTATCTAGATCAGATCAATCAATATCGGTGAATAACGGTCAGTATCGGTCATTATCGGTctagataatataaaaaaaaaaaacttaaaaactttgagaaaaaaaaattcaatcggatcggatcggccgatccaaggaacgatccagtcaaacctttTCGTATCTATCAAATCTTGGGATCGgcctcgaccgataccgattcaatccgagattacgaaccatggcgcccaggcacatggacaaCTTGTGCAggggggtagagtggtcattgcgcccaccccgaGACAGGTAGAGTTGTGTAGAGAGGTGAGAGCAGCCTAAAACTTTGTTCACTTTGGTGATATGTTGAGTGTGAACTGTCAGTAATCCCTTACTCCTCAAATAAAATCtaggaaaaattacaagattagctACAATTAGGTTTCCCATTACAAAACTAACCACTCAATCTTTCAATTAACTATATTATGCAAAATAATGATCGGTATTACAAAACTAGCTAAAACACTGTTTTTATTACAACTCAGTATATTTTATGACATTTTTAACCCCACTTTCTCTTCCACCAC encodes:
- the LOC122670546 gene encoding bifunctional endo-1,4-beta-xylanase XylA-like isoform X2, which encodes MDDRIRRQGGCESYHQDARRASTRSQYRKPPSGPWHPTVPTWEKKFCTIVGSVPWRKILEAKKVMPFHENVLKWNDSAGRQAFDNAKSRFWAEINEQEPLPFDKDDKEGKSTLVVDSLFLNQSVPCSGWGDAEEDPVGNVDDSSEPGLQVCVPNANNADNPWERECDWGNNTFENSTRGDPRDISWESNHREKNNNNWENPEPRNNASWGTWNENYRKRDGASQYMSWEREKDPVGTIDDSSEPGLQVSVHNANNADNPWERECDWGNNTLEDSTRGDPRGNSWESNQWEKNNNNWENPEPRNNASWRTWNENYRKRDGASQYMSRYKTSRFQGDYNQTDNGWKNGRGRKRVNLFYERPRVDKKPLASQRWNSIHSCWPISHRGSRESGNPWSWENSVS
- the LOC122670546 gene encoding bifunctional endo-1,4-beta-xylanase XylA-like isoform X1; the encoded protein is MDDRIRRQGGCESYHQDARRASTRSQYRKPPSGPWHPTVPTWEKKFCTIVGSVPWRKILEAKKVMPFHENVLKWNDSAGRQAFDNAKSRFWAEINGLPCEISLPDPDIYIDEIAWNCDIDPELLLDLEQEPLPFDKDDKEGKSTLVVDSLFLNQSVPCSGWGDAEEDPVGNVDDSSEPGLQVCVPNANNADNPWERECDWGNNTFENSTRGDPRDISWESNHREKNNNNWENPEPRNNASWGTWNENYRKRDGASQYMSWEREKDPVGTIDDSSEPGLQVSVHNANNADNPWERECDWGNNTLEDSTRGDPRGNSWESNQWEKNNNNWENPEPRNNASWRTWNENYRKRDGASQYMSRYKTSRFQGDYNQTDNGWKNGRGRKRVNLFYERPRVDKKPLASQRWNSIHSCWPISHRGSRESGNPWSWENSVS
- the LOC122670546 gene encoding bifunctional endo-1,4-beta-xylanase XylA-like isoform X3, which produces MDDRIRRQGGCESYHQDARRASTRSQYRKPPSGPWHPTVPTWEKKFCTIVGSVPWRKILEAKKVMPFHENVLKWNDSAGRQAFDNAKSRFWAEINGLPCEISLPDPDIYIDEIAWNCDIDPELLLDLEQEPLPFDKDDKEGKSTLVVDSLFLNQSVPCSGWGDAEEDPVGNVDDSSEPGLQVCVPNANNADNPWERECDWGNNTFENSTRGDPRDISWESNHREKNNNNWENPEPRNNASWGTWNENYRKRDGASQYMSWEREKDPVGTIDDSSEPGLQVSVHNANNADNPWERECDWGNNTLEDSTRGDPRGNSWESNQWEKNNNNWENPEPRNNASWRTWNENYRKRDGASQYMSRYKTSRFQGDYNQTDNGWKNGRGRKRVGLVDTF